In Coccidioides posadasii str. Silveira chromosome 4, complete sequence, one genomic interval encodes:
- a CDS encoding uncharacterized protein (EggNog:ENOG410PN86~COG:J,O) has product MATPTPKSAADMPAFSYAQAAKGLVSSTPTQSTTENQGKSTISANEPTKVEMIDSSNNKDSKQAPGSNESTDILGKQKLGIERDLTKNISSGASSPSVATASTDTLPKEDDMSLTPNGSSDSTWDKQSQASVLIDKPNQTPEGSKEKSSENGSEKGSMPLKELRAAPIPAVNIWQQRREAQEAKVKANAALKPASTLPKLAPKASIAQFGSEARPDASKGSNRRKSSESFGEKKRAGDAPKKNNVRSHRSATEPDPTEPLPSMADTASWPTPQLAQGEEQRRAQGKVEKTERSDKEKPAGSRPHGKEKWMPVPYVPTAVFSTPLPPAARRGGRAARGSREGGAHGGSQIHGNNAGDRRATGDSRSAQGAKLNGADAVFDGESSHSDGAQNGKLKNAEGAYPESNRTTHFESSQQRQDSKSFGKSQESSNAPHTHAPRQGGPHGEGYSRYGQNAERRFESGPRSADPFKESNSFALRERDFGRDRDYQRGDFHRERDYGREHRGESRSERGRGSYRGRGGHSNYTSAQNTAFHSAPIPQHPFSTPKNFTFSNDRHRMQQPGPQNGSQGSARMGLRSPSMPNPAIYGPLPYPIQTDLTSVYGYPQIPQGPMTAVPYQPYMEQYSLMSMISMQLEYYFSVDNLCKDLFLRKHMDSQGFVLLSVIAAFKRIKSLTEDMDVLRLVCRQLKNVDYRPSEDGLDRVRKREKWDQWVLSMEMRDPSAQNEGPPPVTTSPSTNFDGLNENGMTVQQDGYSNLTNGATHATSTTSPPSSAPSLDTANSQAPARSVKLSSTAAEFSPLVPPTTQNENVSERDPVSENTFPDEQIGDLVIVPSGN; this is encoded by the exons ATGGCGACACCGACACCAAAGTCGGCGGCTGACATGCCCGCTTTTTCCTATGCGCAGGCCGCGAAGGGTTTGGTTTCTTCAACTCCTACTCAGTCAACCACTGAAAACCAAGGAAAATCGACGATTTCGGCGAATGAACCGACAAAGGTCGAGATGATTGATAGCTCCAACAACAAGGACTCGAAACAGGCACCGGGCTCTAATGAGTCTACGGACATCCTTGGGAAACAGAAACTTGGAATAGAACGGGACCTTACCAAAAACATCTCTTCGGGAGCATCTTCTCCGAGTGTTGCGACAGCATCCACTGACACGTTACCCAAAGAGGACGATATGTCACTTACGCCCAACGGGTCATCAGATTCTACCTGGGATAAGCAATCCCAGGCTTCTGTTTTGATTGACAAGCCCAATCAAACCCCAGAAGGAAGCAAAGAGAAGTCTTCGGAAAACGGGTCGGAGAAAGGCAGCATGCCTTTGAAAGAGCTGAGGGCAGCCCCGATTCCTGCTGTAAACATTTGGCAGCAGAGACGTGAAGCCCAAGAAGCGAAAGTCAAGGCCAATGCGGCTTTGAAGCCAGCGAGTACGCTCCCCAAACTTGCTCCGAAGGCCTCTATCGCACAGTTTGGCTCTGAGGCTCGTCCAGACGCATCAAAGGGTAGCAACAGGAGGAAGTCCTCTGAGTCTTTcggggagaagaagagagcaGGTGATG CTCCAAAAAAGAATAACGTACGATCGCATCGGTCTGCTACAGAGCCTGATCCAACTGAGCCATTACCATCAATGGCGGACACTGCATCATGGCCAACACCACAACTTGCGCAAGGCGAGGAACAACGAAGGGCGCAAGGAAAGGTCGAGAAAACAGAACGGTCTGATAAAGAAAAGCCCGCTGGCTCCCGACCTCACGGAAAGGAAAAGTGGATGCCTGTGCCTTATGTGCCTACAGCAGTCTTTTCCACCCCGCTACCACCGGCCGCTCGAAGGGGTGGCAGAGCTGCAAGAGGATCCAGGGAGGGTGGTGCACATGGCGGCAGTCAAATCCATGGAAATAATGCTGGTG ACCGGCGAGCGACCGGTGATTCCAGGTCTGCCCAAGGAGCTAAACTAAATGGTGCAGACGCCGTATTTGATGGAGAAAGCTCCCACTCAGACGGAGCACAAAATGGCAAACTCAAAAATGCTGAAGGGGCGTATCCGGAGAGCAACCGAACTACACACTTTGAATCATCCCAGCAACGACAAGACTCCAAATCATTCGGTAAGTCTCAGGAGTCGTCAAATGCACCTCACACCCATGCTCCAAGGCAGGGCGGGCCGCACGGCGAAGGTTACTCCCGCTATGGCCAAAATGCAGAACGACGCTTCGAAAGCGGCCCGCGTTCTGCAGACCCTTTCAAAGAGTCAAACTCGTTCGCGCTTAGGGAGCGGGACTTTGGTCGAGACCGTGATTACCAGCGAGGTGATTTCCACAGGGAGAGAGACTATGGTAGAGAACATCGGGGAGAGTCCCGTTCTGAAAGGGGCCGGGGCAGCTACCGGGGACGCGGTGGACATTCTAATTATACTAGTGCACAAAATACAGCATTCCATAGCGCTCCGATCCCACAACACCCGTTCTCAACTCCTAAGAACTTCACTTTCAGCAATGACCGACACCGCATGCAACAGCCGGGCCCCCAAAACGGATCCCAGGGCAGTGCTAGAATGGGTTTGCGGTCGCCCTCGATGCCCAATCCCGCGATCTATGGACCATTACCTTACCCGATACAGACCGACCTCACTTCCGTGTATGGATACCCCCAAATTCCCCAGGGTCCCATGACTGCCGTCCCATATCAACCGTATATGGAGCAATATTCCTTGATGAGCATGATTTCGATGCAATT GGAATACTACTTTTCGGTTGATAACCTTTGCAAAGATTTATTCCTTCGAAAGCACATGGATTCTCAAGGCTTCGTTCTTTTGAGCGTTATCGCTGCTTTCAAGCGCATTAAGTCCCTAACTGAGGACATGGACGTTCTTCGCCTGGTTTGCCGCCAACTGAAAAACGTTGACTATAGACCTAGCGAGGATGGTTTGGATCGTGTCCGCAAGAGGGAAAAATGGGATCAGTGGGTCCTAAGCATGGAGATGCGAGACCCTTCAGCTCAGAATGAAGGTCCACCGCCAGTTACAACTTCACCTTCCACAAATTTTGATGGTCTCAATGAGAATGGAATGACTGTGCAACAGGATGGATATTCTAATCTTACGAACGGAGCCACGCATGCTACCTCCACAACATCGCCACCATCAAGTGCGCCGTCGTTGGACACTGCCAATAGCCAAGCCCCCGCTCGTTCTGTCAAGTTGTCTTCCACTGCAGCCGAATTTTCTCCTCTGGTCCCTCCGACGACACAGAATGAAAATGTTAGTGAGAGAGATCCCGTTTCTGAAAATACCTTTCCAGACGAGCAAATCGGGGATTTGGTGATTGTG CCCTCGGGCAATTAA
- a CDS encoding uncharacterized protein (EggNog:ENOG410PFBB~COG:C~MEROPS:MER0192051~BUSCO:7677at33183) — protein sequence MEVARGSILSRRLLASSSTHLWRPSTIPAWPTAASANLCLVQNRSLSRRHFNSSRGLAADNSFLNLSASSGGGSVPPTYFSNRQSLPANTIIRFVPQQTAWIVERMGKFHRILEPGLAILMPFIDRIAYVKSLKEVAIEIPSQNAITADNVTLELDGVLYTRVFDAYKASYGVEDAEYAISQLAQTTMRSEIGQLTLDHVLKERANLNANISQAINEAAQDWGVVCLRYEIRDIHAPEGVVAAMHRQVTAERSKRAEILESEGQRQSAINIAEGRKQSVILASEALKMEQINLAEGEAKSIRLKADATARGIDAIARAIEDGQQNAQAAVSLSVAEKYVDAFGKLAREGTAVVVPGNVGDMGGMIASALAVYGKVNEGQAKALAAKAILPQGTGEKEARDRRSVETDRGLHQEAAPQSTQQPDSPAPQQSEVAESVLESFEETSHRRRP from the exons ATGGAGGTGGCGCGTGGATCAATCCTGTCGAGGAGGCTGCTCGCCTCCAGCTCTACGCACCTTTGGCGACCCTCGACGATTCCAGCATGGCCGACAGCAGCCTCGGCCAATCTCTGCCTCGTCCAGAATCGGAGCCTTTCAAGACGGCACTTCAACAGTTCGCGAGGTCTTGCCGCAGATAACTCGTTCCTCAATCTCTCCGCTTCTAGCGGTGGCGGTTCCGTTCCCCCAACCTACTTTTCCAATCGTCAGTCGCTACCCGCAAATACGATTATTAGATTTGTTCCGCAGCAGACGGCATGGATTGTGGAGCGGATGGGGAAATTTCACAGGATTTTAGAACCGGGATTGGCGATTCTGATGCCGTTTATTGACCGGATTGCCTATGTGAAGAGCTTGAAGGAAGTGGCGATTGAGATACCAAGTCAGAATGCTATCACAGCCGATAACGTGACGCTGGAGCTGGACGGAGTGCTTTATACTAGAGTGTTTGACGCGTACAAGGCTAG TTATGGTGTAGAAGACGCCGAATACGCGATTTCTCAATTGGCCCAGACGACCATGCGTTCGGAAATTGGCCAGCTCACTCTAGACCACGTCCTTAAAGAACGAGCTAATCTTAATGCGAATATTTCTCAAGCCATCAACGAGGCCGCGCAGGATTGGGGCGTGGTATGTCTTCGTTACGAAATAAGAGATATCCATGCTCCTGAAGGAGTTGTGGCGGCTATGCATCGTCAAGTCACCGCAGAAAGATCCAAGAGAGCTGAAATTTTGGAATCTGAAGGTCAGAGACAGAGCGCAATCAACATCGCAGAGGGTCGGAAACAATCCGTGATCTTGGCCTCCGAAGCCTTAAAAATGGAGCAGATTAACCTAGCAGAGGGTGAAGCAAAGTCGATCCGACTAAAGGCTGATGCAACCGCCCGTGGAATTGATGCTATCGCAAGGGCCATAGAGGATGGTCAACAGAATGCCCAGGCAGCTGTCAGTCTGTCTGTTGCCGAGAAGTATGTTGATGCCTTTGGAAAACTTGCCCGGGAAGGGACTGCAGTCGTGGTTCCGGGTAACGTTGGAGACATGGGAGGCATGATAGCTAGCGCTTTGGCTGTCTATGGCAAGGTCAATGAAGGCCAGGCTAAAGCCCTGGCCGCAAAGGCCATTCTTCCACAGGGGACAGGTGAAAAGGAAGCGCGGGATCGCAGAAGCGTTGAGACAGACCGTGGTCTCCATCAAGAAGCAGCCCCTCAGAGCACTCAACAGCCTGATTCCCCTGCTCCTCAACAAAGTGAGGTTGCCGAAAGCGTCCTGGAATCCTTCGAGGAAACGAGTCACCGCAGGAGGCCATGA